The genomic region TAAATATGTTAAGAGTTGAAAAAGAAATTACTGTTACAACGGATCAAGGGTTGCATGCACGACCTGCAGCTTTGTTTGTTCAGATTGCTAATAAATTTGATTCCGAAATTACAGTGCGTAAGGGGCCTGAATTGGTTAATGGAAAATCAATTATGGGTATTTTGATGTTGGCTGCGGAAAAAGGGAGCAAGCTTATTGTATCGGCTGAGGGAGATGATGCACAAGAAGCTGCA from Candidatus Omnitrophota bacterium harbors:
- a CDS encoding HPr family phosphocarrier protein, whose product is MLRVEKEITVTTDQGLHARPAALFVQIANKFDSEITVRKGPELVNGKSIMGILMLAAEKGSKLIVSAEGDDAQEAA